From a region of the Hemibagrus wyckioides isolate EC202008001 linkage group LG06, SWU_Hwy_1.0, whole genome shotgun sequence genome:
- the nhlh2 gene encoding helix-loop-helix protein 2, which produces MKMMLSPDQSDSDLMWTQSDPETVLNVIKVECMPEESPLADGKQRAVAPPALTREEKRRRRRATAKYRLAHATRERIRVEAFNVAFAELRKLLPTLPPDKKLSKIEILRLAICYISYLNHVLDV; this is translated from the coding sequence ATGAAGATGATGCTGAGTCCGGATCAGAGCGATTCTGACCTTATGTGGACTCAGTCAGACCCGGAAACGGTCCTGAACGTCATTAAAGTGGAGTGTATGCCTGAAGAGTCTCCGCTAGCAGACGGGAAGCAGCGCGCGGTCGCGCCTCCCGCACTGACCCGTGAGGAAAAGCGGCGGAGGAGGCGCGCGACCGCCAAGTACCGACTGGCCCATGCCACGCGCGAGCGCATCCGTGTCGAGGCTTTCAACGTGGCGTTTGCCGAGCTGCGAAAGTTACTCCCTACTCTTCCCCCCGACAAAAAGCTCTCAAAGATAGAGATCCTTCGCTTGGCTATATGTTACATATCTTACTTGAATCACGTCTTGGACGTGTGA